The region ATGGGTGAGCCGCCGCTTGGCATGGCGGTTCTTGGGCCAAGGGTCGCAAAAATTGATGTACAACCGGTCAATTTCACCTGGTGCAAAAATGTTTAGGATATCATTAACATTAAACACCAGCAGCCGGACATTCATTAGTTCTTTTTCCTTGACTTTTTTAGCGGCGTAATATAAGACGTCTTGCTGAGCCTCAATACCAACAAAATTAAATTTACCCTGATAGTGTTCACCCATCCCGGCAATAAACTGACCTTTGCCTGTGCCTAGTTCAACGTGGAGCGGCAGCTTATTCCCAAATAACTCGTGCCAACGCCCTTTAAGCTCCTCACCGGGAGTAGTAAGCACTATATCACTAAAACCGGTCAGCGCTTCAGCTATCCAAGGCTTCTTTCTCAGTCGCAACAGTTCTCCTCCTTAATCCTTATCCAAGCCGTATTTTTTTAAGTAGCGGTACAACGTCACGCGGCTGACATCAAGAATGTTAGCCAACCGGCTGATATTGCCGCCGGCTGCTTTCCAGGCCTCGACAAAAGCATCTTTGTCTTCCTTCCAGGCTTTGCTCAGCCCTTGCTCACCCGGCATGATAATATCGGCCGGAGTAATAGTGTCGCCTGCAGTGCGGAAAAAGGCCTGTTCAACAACCCCCTGAAGCTGTTTGATATTGCCTGGCCAGTCATAGCTCATGATTATATTAGCCGCCTCAGGTGACAGTTGTTTAGGCGGCAGGCCGTGCAACGCCGCCAATTCTTCGATAATATGAATGGCTAAATCAGGCACATCCTCCCGCCGTGATCTGAGCGACGGAACACGGATAACCGATCGGGTAATAATCTCATATAATTTAGCCGAAAATACATTCCGTTCCACCAGCCGCTTAAGGTCAGTATCACAAGCGGCAATTACGCGGACATCAATGGGACGGGTTACACTTTCGCCTGAGCGGGAAAGTTCGTTGGCGCCAAGA is a window of Sporomusaceae bacterium ACPt DNA encoding:
- the trmB gene encoding tRNA (guanine-N(7)-)-methyltransferase; the encoded protein is MRLRKKPWIAEALTGFSDIVLTTPGEELKGRWHELFGNKLPLHVELGTGKGQFIAGMGEHYQGKFNFVGIEAQQDVLYYAAKKVKEKELMNVRLLVFNVNDILNIFAPGEIDRLYINFCDPWPKNRHAKRRLTHAGFLEKYRIVLKPGSQLWFKTDNRPLFEFSLEQFNEFGLKLDNISYDLENSDFAGNIMTEYETKFSRLGQPIYRCEATF